In Podarcis muralis chromosome 14, rPodMur119.hap1.1, whole genome shotgun sequence, one genomic interval encodes:
- the TRAF7 gene encoding E3 ubiquitin-protein ligase TRAF7 isoform X2 → METTFGPAFSAVTTITKADGSSTFKQHRRTPSSSSTLTYSPRDEDDGMPPISTPRRSDSAISIRSLHSESNMSLRSTFSLHEEEEEPEPLVFAEQPSVKLCCQLCCSVFKDPVITTCGHTFCRRCALTSEKCPVDNAKLTVVVNNIAVAEQIGELFIHCKYGCRPAASGKPPAFEVDPHGCPFTIKLSARKDHESSCDYRPVRCPNNPSCPPLLKMNLEAHLKECEHIKCPHSKYGCTFIGNQDTYETHLEMCKFEGLKEFLQQTDDRFHEMQVAMAQKDQEIAFLRSMLGKLSEKIDQLEKNLELKFDVLDENQSKLSEDLMEFRRDASMLNDELSHINARLNMGILGSYDPQQIFKCKGTFVGHQGPVWCLCVYSIGDLLFSGSSDKTIKVWDTCTTYKCQKTLEGHDGIVLALCIQGNKLYSGSADCTIIVWDIQTLQKVNTIRAHDNPVCTLVSSHNMLFSGSLKAIKVWDIVGTELKLKKELTGLNHWVRALVASQNHLYSGSYQTIKIWDIRNLECVHVLQTSGGSVYSIAVTNHHIVCGTYENLIHVWDIESKEQVRTLTGHVGTVYALAVISTPDQTKVFSASYDRSLRVWSMDNMICTQTLLRHQGSVTALAVSRGRLFSGAVDSTVKVWTC, encoded by the exons ccaCCAATCAGCACTCCACGCCGGTCTGACTCTGCCATCTCCATCCGCTCGTTGCATTCAGAGTCCAACATGTCCCTGCGCTCAACTTTCTCTCTccatgaggaagaggaagagcca GAGCCGCTGGTGTTTGCTGAGCAGCCCTCAGTGAAGCTCTGCTGCCAGCTGTGTTGCAGTGTGTTTAAAGATCCAGTAATCACGACCTGTGGG CACACATTTTGCAGAAGATGTGCCTTAACCTCTG AGAAGTGCCCGGTGGACAACGCCAAACTGACGGTGGTGGTCAACAACATTGCTGTTGCTGAGCAAATTGGGGAGCTCTTCATTCACTGCAAGTACGGCTGCCGGCCCGCTGCAAGTGGCAAGCCTCCTGCCTTCGAGGTGGACCCTCACGGGTGCCCCTTCACCATTAAACTGAGTGCCAGAAA GGATCATGAAAGCAGCTGTGATTACAGGCCGGTTCGCTGCCCCAACAACCCCAGCTGCCCGCCACTTCTCAAGATGAACCTGGAAGCGCACCTCAAGGAGTGTGAGCACATCAAGTGCCCCCATTCCAAATATGG GTGTACATTCATAGGAAACCAAGACACATACGAGACCCACTTGGAAATGTGCAAGTTTGAGGGCCTGAAGGAGTTCCTCCAGCAGACAGACGATCGCTTCCACGAGATGCAGGTGGCCATGGCACAGAAGGATCAGGAGATTGCTTTTCTGCGCTCCATGCTGGGCAAGCTCTCGGAGAAGATCGACCAGCTGGAGAAAAACCTGGAGCTGAAGTTTG ATGTCCTGGACGAGAACCAGAGCAAGCTGAGTGAGGACCTGATGGAGTTCCGGAGAGACGCTTCCATGCTGAAC GATGAGCTGTCCCACATCAATGCCCGGCTGAACATGGGAATCTTGGGCT CATACGACCCCCAGCAGATCTTCAAGTGCAAAGGCACTTTTGTTGGTCACCAGGGCCCTGTCTGGTGCCTGTGCGTCTACTCCATAGGGGACTTGCTCTTCAGCGGCTCTTCAGACAAGACGATTAAG GTGTGGGATACCTGTACCACATACAAGTGCCAAAAAACCTTGGAAGGCCACGATGGGATAGTCCTGGCTCTCTGCATCCAGGG GAATAAGCTGTACAGTGGCTCTGCTGACTGCACCATCATT GTCTGGGATATTCAAACCTTGCAGAAAGTTAACACTATCCGGGCCCATGACAACCCTGTCTGCACGCTGGTCTCGTCACACAACATGCTTTTCAGTGGCTCCCTGAAAGCCATCAAG GTCTGGGACATCGTGGGCACTGAGCTGAAGCTGAAAAAGGAGCTGACGGGCCTTAACCACTGGGTCCGTGCGCTGGTGGCATCCCAGAATCACCTCTACAGTGGCTCCTACCAAACGATCAAG ATCTGGGACATTCGGAACTTGGAGTGTGTACATGTCCTGCAGACGTCGGGTGGGAGCGTCTACTCTATCGCTGTCACCAACCACCACATTGTCTGCGGCACCTATGAGAATCTCATTCAC GTGTGGGACATTGAGTCCAAAGAGCAGGTCCGTACCCTGACGGGACACGTGGGCACCGTGTATGCCCTGGCGGTCATCTCCACGCCAGACCAAACCAAAGTCTTCAGCGCTTCCTATGACCGGTCATTGCGG GTATGGAGCATGGATAACATGATCTGCACTCAGACTCTGCTACGCCACCAGGGCAGCGTCACAGCACTGGCTGTCTCTCGGGGTCGCCTGTTTTCTGGTGCTGTTGACAGCACGGTTAAG GTTTGGACATGCTAG
- the TRAF7 gene encoding E3 ubiquitin-protein ligase TRAF7 isoform X3, which translates to MSLRSTFSLHEEEEEPEPLVFAEQPSVKLCCQLCCSVFKDPVITTCGHTFCRRCALTSEKCPVDNAKLTVVVNNIAVAEQIGELFIHCKYGCRPAASGKPPAFEVDPHGCPFTIKLSARKDHESSCDYRPVRCPNNPSCPPLLKMNLEAHLKECEHIKCPHSKYGCTFIGNQDTYETHLEMCKFEGLKEFLQQTDDRFHEMQVAMAQKDQEIAFLRSMLGKLSEKIDQLEKNLELKFDVLDENQSKLSEDLMEFRRDASMLNDELSHINARLNMGILGSYDPQQIFKCKGTFVGHQGPVWCLCVYSIGDLLFSGSSDKTIKVWDTCTTYKCQKTLEGHDGIVLALCIQGNKLYSGSADCTIIVWDIQTLQKVNTIRAHDNPVCTLVSSHNMLFSGSLKAIKVWDIVGTELKLKKELTGLNHWVRALVASQNHLYSGSYQTIKIWDIRNLECVHVLQTSGGSVYSIAVTNHHIVCGTYENLIHVWDIESKEQVRTLTGHVGTVYALAVISTPDQTKVFSASYDRSLRVWSMDNMICTQTLLRHQGSVTALAVSRGRLFSGAVDSTVKVWTC; encoded by the exons ATGTCCCTGCGCTCAACTTTCTCTCTccatgaggaagaggaagagcca GAGCCGCTGGTGTTTGCTGAGCAGCCCTCAGTGAAGCTCTGCTGCCAGCTGTGTTGCAGTGTGTTTAAAGATCCAGTAATCACGACCTGTGGG CACACATTTTGCAGAAGATGTGCCTTAACCTCTG AGAAGTGCCCGGTGGACAACGCCAAACTGACGGTGGTGGTCAACAACATTGCTGTTGCTGAGCAAATTGGGGAGCTCTTCATTCACTGCAAGTACGGCTGCCGGCCCGCTGCAAGTGGCAAGCCTCCTGCCTTCGAGGTGGACCCTCACGGGTGCCCCTTCACCATTAAACTGAGTGCCAGAAA GGATCATGAAAGCAGCTGTGATTACAGGCCGGTTCGCTGCCCCAACAACCCCAGCTGCCCGCCACTTCTCAAGATGAACCTGGAAGCGCACCTCAAGGAGTGTGAGCACATCAAGTGCCCCCATTCCAAATATGG GTGTACATTCATAGGAAACCAAGACACATACGAGACCCACTTGGAAATGTGCAAGTTTGAGGGCCTGAAGGAGTTCCTCCAGCAGACAGACGATCGCTTCCACGAGATGCAGGTGGCCATGGCACAGAAGGATCAGGAGATTGCTTTTCTGCGCTCCATGCTGGGCAAGCTCTCGGAGAAGATCGACCAGCTGGAGAAAAACCTGGAGCTGAAGTTTG ATGTCCTGGACGAGAACCAGAGCAAGCTGAGTGAGGACCTGATGGAGTTCCGGAGAGACGCTTCCATGCTGAAC GATGAGCTGTCCCACATCAATGCCCGGCTGAACATGGGAATCTTGGGCT CATACGACCCCCAGCAGATCTTCAAGTGCAAAGGCACTTTTGTTGGTCACCAGGGCCCTGTCTGGTGCCTGTGCGTCTACTCCATAGGGGACTTGCTCTTCAGCGGCTCTTCAGACAAGACGATTAAG GTGTGGGATACCTGTACCACATACAAGTGCCAAAAAACCTTGGAAGGCCACGATGGGATAGTCCTGGCTCTCTGCATCCAGGG GAATAAGCTGTACAGTGGCTCTGCTGACTGCACCATCATT GTCTGGGATATTCAAACCTTGCAGAAAGTTAACACTATCCGGGCCCATGACAACCCTGTCTGCACGCTGGTCTCGTCACACAACATGCTTTTCAGTGGCTCCCTGAAAGCCATCAAG GTCTGGGACATCGTGGGCACTGAGCTGAAGCTGAAAAAGGAGCTGACGGGCCTTAACCACTGGGTCCGTGCGCTGGTGGCATCCCAGAATCACCTCTACAGTGGCTCCTACCAAACGATCAAG ATCTGGGACATTCGGAACTTGGAGTGTGTACATGTCCTGCAGACGTCGGGTGGGAGCGTCTACTCTATCGCTGTCACCAACCACCACATTGTCTGCGGCACCTATGAGAATCTCATTCAC GTGTGGGACATTGAGTCCAAAGAGCAGGTCCGTACCCTGACGGGACACGTGGGCACCGTGTATGCCCTGGCGGTCATCTCCACGCCAGACCAAACCAAAGTCTTCAGCGCTTCCTATGACCGGTCATTGCGG GTATGGAGCATGGATAACATGATCTGCACTCAGACTCTGCTACGCCACCAGGGCAGCGTCACAGCACTGGCTGTCTCTCGGGGTCGCCTGTTTTCTGGTGCTGTTGACAGCACGGTTAAG GTTTGGACATGCTAG